The following proteins are encoded in a genomic region of Catharus ustulatus isolate bCatUst1 chromosome 4, bCatUst1.pri.v2, whole genome shotgun sequence:
- the CYREN gene encoding cell cycle regulator of non-homologous end joining, translating into MAAGGRRRQLPAWMGAAGAERTAAAPRPRAGRRAAGRRPAAVYCMNEAELVEVALAVLAEDLQCEEDEEKARSRSEEEQELPPTPNKAPRSRASTDGGSDRSPALPSPPGAGAVAERTAGEDSEDDALKYVREIFFS; encoded by the exons atggcggcgggcgggcggcggcggcagctccCGGCCTGGAtgggggcggcgggggccgaGCGGACGGCGGCGGCCCCGCGTccccgggccgggcggcgggcggcggggcgcAG gCCGGCGGCGGTGTACTGCATGAACGAGGCGGAGCTGGTGGAGGTGGCCCTGGCGGTCCTGGCCGAG gACCTACAGTGCgaggaggatgaagagaagGCCCGGTCCCGGAGcgaagaggagcaggagctcccaCCCACACCAAACAAGGCTCCTAGAAGCAGGGCCAGCACGGATGGAGGCAGTGACCGCAGTCCGGCGcttccatcccctcctggcGCTGGTGCTGTCGCAGAGAGGACAGCCGGGGAGGACTCTGAGGACGATGCCCTGAAATACGTCAGGGAGATCTTTTTCAGCTAA
- the TMEM140 gene encoding transmembrane protein 140 has protein sequence MGLLQQKCTENLLHVLILLEAVGTFALMSYALVYEAGNLVNLPDKRIGFYNFCLWNDTAGELQCLDNKHLQAMGISLLQIALARVCVYTCLVFILFHLVFVLTVNCTKQRQGWKMIRIIPFIKTIILSGGLGMFLLQTSQWIHPSDFTGGFLALLGTQVLLLLQILTATVYLIWAKHTHMYQGYLNEEALPTKI, from the coding sequence ATGGGTCTGCTGCAGCAGAAGTGTACTGAGAACCTGCTCCATGTGCTGATTTTACTGGAGGCTGTTGGGACCTTTGCCCTGATGTCCTACGCACTGGTGTACGAAGCCGGAAACCTGGTGAACCTCCCTGACAAACGCATTGGCTTTTACAACTTCTGCCTGTGGAATGAcacagctggggagctgcagtgcctggacAATAAGCACCTACAGGCAATGGGCATCAGTCTACTACAAATAGCGCTAGCCAGGGTTTGTGTGTATACCTGCCTGGTCTTCATCCTCTTCCACCTCGTTTTTGTTTTAACTGTGAATTGCACTAAGCAGAGACAGGGGTGGAAGATGATCCGCATCATACCCTTCATCAAGACGATAATCCTGTCTGGAGGCCTGGGTATGTTTCTTTTACAAACCTCACAGTGGATTCATCCCTCTGATTTCACTGGAGGCTTCCTGGCACTGCTTGGGACTCaggttctgctcctgctccagatTCTCACTGCCACTGTGTACCTCATCTGGGCCAAGCACACACATATGTATCAAGGCTATTTAAATGAGGAGGCCCTGCCCACTAAGATTTGA